Proteins encoded by one window of Arachis hypogaea cultivar Tifrunner chromosome 1, arahy.Tifrunner.gnm2.J5K5, whole genome shotgun sequence:
- the LOC112756554 gene encoding uncharacterized protein isoform X1, with protein sequence MENHQLYTNKDEVKRVEEGRIIISDAILGTTRRKVKVLEVSNNHIEEVQRQIRCFDNSLRLSSQHFLQGLVYFCEGETWVFIYQHYDNDLADIWVEDWDKFKLYLKQFLQALAILYEGNNMYHGNIKDYSLVISGDRAFVSGVEGNHLPDGFQDQFFTDEMEALREVLLQNLDQSPKEIDLFLDFVSTCESWNMIFCHPIFLDFQHKLYYFLIANQYLNEHLRGIAYAQQLSSIIEGLLQNWGVYKVNWLNGVNRVNDPVMMQRLNSGNYRNCGTVTLVFLRFVRNCIAHLDMRANVAVFQEAKTLARNIEESYPYFLFALHDAFVQNGIYIFDKP encoded by the exons ATGGAAAACCATCAATTGTATACTAACAAGGATGAAGTTAAAAGAGTAGAAGAGGGTCGCATCATTATTTCAGATGCAATATTGGGCACTACTAGAAGAAAAGTTAAAGTTTTAGAAGTATCAAATAATCACATAGAAGAAGTTCAGAGACAGATACGGTGTTTTGATAATTCTTTGAGACTCTCATCCCAACATTTTTTACAAGGGCTTGTTTATTTTTGCGAGGGGGAGACATGGGTTTTTATTTACCAGCATTATGACAATGACTTAGCTGATATCTGGGTCGAGGATTGGGACAAATTCAAGCTTTATCTAAAGCAATTTTTACAAGCTCTCGCAATATTATATGAAGGGAATAATATGTATCATGGGAACATAAAAGATTATAGTTTGGTAATAAGTGGGGATAGAGCTTTTGTTAGTGGAGTTGAGGGAAATCATCTTCCTGATGGTTTCCAAGATCAATTTTTTACTGATGAGATGGAGGCTCTACGTGAAGTTTTATTACAGAATCTCGATCAATCTCCAAAGGAAATCGATCTGTTTTTAGACTTTGTATCAAC gtGTGAATCATGGAATATGATTTTTTGTCATCCGATTTTCTTAGATTTTcaacataaattatattattttcttattgCAAACCAATATTTAAATGAGCATTTAAGAGGTATTGCCTACGCTCAACAGCTGTCATCAATAATTGAAGGGCTGCTTCAAAACTGGGGGGTATATAAGGTAAATTGGCTCAATGGAGTGAACCGAGTGAACGATCCGGTGATGATGCAAAGATTGAACAGTGGAAACTATAGAAATTGTGGTACTGTTACTCTTGTGTTTCTTCGATTTGTAAGGAACTGTATTGCTCACCTTGACATGAgg gCAAATGTTGCGGTGTTTCAAGAAGCTAAAACTTTGGCGAGAAATATTGAAGAATCCTACCCTTATTTTCTATTTGCATTACATGATGCATTTGTGCAAAACGGAATTTATATATTTGATAAGCCCTAA
- the LOC112756554 gene encoding dnaJ homolog subfamily C GRV2 isoform X2, protein MAILSGEPSIVEAAAALLKAIVTRDPKAMIRLYSTSAFYFALAYPGSNLLSIGQLFTVTLVHQGFHGGEEAAVSASLPLAKRSVLGGLLPESLLYVLKRSGPAAFAAAMVSDSDTPEIIWTHKMRAENLIRQVLQIKVLQHLGDFPQKLSQYCHVLYDYAPMPPVKYPELRDEMWCHHYY, encoded by the exons ATG GCCATTCTCTCTGGGGAACCAAGTATTGTTGAGGCAGCTGCTGCATTGTTGAAGGCTATTGTTACCAGGGATCCCAAGGCCATGATACGTCTATACAGCACCAGTGCATTTTATTTTGCACTGGCCTATCCAGGATCTAATCTACTTTCAATTGGGCAACTCTTTACCGTCACCCTTGTCCACCAAGGATTTCATGGTGGCGAAGAGGCTGCGGTTTCAGCTTCATTGCCTTTGGCAAAACGCAGTGTTCTTGGTGGACTTCTTCCTGAATCTTTGTTGTATGTATTGAAGCGCAGTGGTCCAGCAGCATTTGCTGCTGCAATGGTATCAGATTCTGACACTCCTGAGATAATATGGACTCATAAAATGAGGGCAGAAAATTTAATACGTCAAGTATTGCAAATTAAG GTTTTGCAACACCTTGGTGATTTTCCACAGAAATTGTCACAGTATTGCCATGTTTTGTATGACTATGCCCCAATGCCTCCAGTTAAATACCCTGAACTTAGAGATGAAATGTGGTGTCATCATTATTACTAG